The Magnetococcus marinus MC-1 genome contains the following window.
TTGATGAAATTAATGGCTACCCTCGACAAAACAAAAGCTTTTCTGTCCGGCAAGATCAAATTTGGTCTTGCCGGACTTATTTCAGGAGCATTTTTGCTCTTGCAAGACGGAACTCAAGAGCAAATTTACTCGTGCAAGACGGAACCAAGAGCGAATTCGCTCTTGCCGGACGGAACTCAAGAGCCTTTTTGGTCTTGGTTCCGCCGTGGTTCCGCCGTGGCATGAACAAACACCGGACCACTACCCTGAACACGTCAAATCAACGTGAGAGGGTACCGTGTCCAGCAAACAGCACCAGATCATCGGCAGCAGCGCCGCCCTGAAGGAGACCTTGGCCAAAGCCAAGAAGGTCGCCAAGACGGTGCTGCCCGTGCTGATCACCGGTGAGAGTGGTACCGGCAAGGAGCTGTTTGCCCAATTCATCCATGACCAGAGCCGCAGAGCTCAGAAACCGTTCGTGGCCGTCAATTGCGCCGCCATCCCAGCGGAATTGCTGGAAGCGGAGCTGTTTGGGTACAAGAAAGGCGCTTTCAGCGGGGCAGTCAGCGACAAGGATGGTCTATTTGTTCAAGCACATGGAGGGACTCTTTTACTTGATGAAATCGGGGATATGCCTCTTCAACTTCAAGCCAAGATACTTCGTGTGCTCCAGGAAGGAGAAGTCCGGCCCGTCGGCGCAAAGGCCGTGCAGAAGGTGGATGTCCGGATTATTTCAGCCACCCACCGTGACTTGACGGAGATGGCTGTGGAGAAAAAATTCAGGGAAGATTTGGTCTTTCGCCTCAAAGGATATGCGATCAATCTTCCTTCACTTAGGGATCGCGGACATGACATCGTCAAACTTGCTCGGGCATTCCTCAAATCCAGAGATGATTTTACCAGCACGGGATTGAGCAGGGATGCCCAAACGCTCCTAATGCACTATCATTGGCCTGGGAATATTCGGGAGCTGCAGAATGTCATCCTGGCAGCCGCAGTGGATGCAACCAGGAACATTGGCGCTGAGCATCTGGTTGAACACCTGCCGGATGCCATCGACGTCGAAGATCCAAGCATGTCAGTGAGGGAGCGGATCACATCAGCGCTCCAGGAATCGGGCAGTTTGGCCTTGGTCGAGCTGCAGAGCAGGCTGAAGACCCCCAAGGCCACGATTCACCGGCACCTGAGCGGCATGGTAGCTGAGGGAGACGTGACGCGGTCTATGGTTTCCGGTCAGCCGATTTTCGCTTTGGCAGAATCCCAATGTGGGGGTGCTGAACTCCAGCTCACGCAGCGCCAGGAGCAGGCCGTTGCTCTCACGCGAGCGCATGGCCGGATCACCCGGCAGGAGTTGGCTGAGGCGCTGGGAATCTCCATCCGAACCTCAAGCCGTGAAATTTCAGCGTTGGTGGCCGTTGGGGCGCTGACTCCTGATGGCCAAGTTGGCCGCATGGCTGGTTATCATGTGGGAAATCAGACCAATCTGCCTCACTCTATGGCGCACCAGCACACAAACCACGGCAGATAAATTGCATGTTTATCTGCTAATAGTGCGGACCAGCTTTTCCTTATGTAGGAGGTACGCTTGCAAGCCATTTTACAGTATACTTGCGAGTGAGAGACTGGATGGATCTGTCTGGACTCTATTTTGACTCGGCAAGCAACACAGTAGAAAGGTGTAGAAGGAATATAGAAATGGCAACTGCTGACCACGTAAAAGCCTTGATCAAGTCTCATGCAGATGGAGACGAAGAGCGCTTTTATGCCATCGCTATGCAGGTGGCGGCAGGAGCTGCCCGGCAAGGGCACACAAAGTTCGCCAAAGATTTAAGAGATTTAGTTGACCGCATCAAATCTCACGACCAATTCAATTCACCAGGGCAAAAAACAAAACCAGTTCCGATTGTTCAACCTCGCGGTGAACTCTCTGGACTCTTAATCGCATCGTATCCGAATGTTCGCTTTAGTGAGATGGCCCTCGATGATTCGATAAAGAATCGTCTAGAGCGGATTCTTCTAGAGCAGCGTCAAC
Protein-coding sequences here:
- a CDS encoding sigma 54-interacting transcriptional regulator, which produces MSSKQHQIIGSSAALKETLAKAKKVAKTVLPVLITGESGTGKELFAQFIHDQSRRAQKPFVAVNCAAIPAELLEAELFGYKKGAFSGAVSDKDGLFVQAHGGTLLLDEIGDMPLQLQAKILRVLQEGEVRPVGAKAVQKVDVRIISATHRDLTEMAVEKKFREDLVFRLKGYAINLPSLRDRGHDIVKLARAFLKSRDDFTSTGLSRDAQTLLMHYHWPGNIRELQNVILAAAVDATRNIGAEHLVEHLPDAIDVEDPSMSVRERITSALQESGSLALVELQSRLKTPKATIHRHLSGMVAEGDVTRSMVSGQPIFALAESQCGGAELQLTQRQEQAVALTRAHGRITRQELAEALGISIRTSSREISALVAVGALTPDGQVGRMAGYHVGNQTNLPHSMAHQHTNHGR